The segment agctctgcttggggttgttgcgccccaggtgaGGAACCCTGCACAAAGAACcgcagaaaacagaagagcagggagcaaCCTCTTGGCTGTATTCCTGGCAGCAGCTTTGGGGAGGCGTCCAGGGTTCTGGGTTTACCCTGAGCAAGACCCTCCTGTTATTGTGGtgctagcagggaggcagctgtgacccagtgctgcacagtgcctgctgctgcctgcagccacagggatgcCACTACAGAGACAACAGGACTATCACCAAGGCCTGTGAGATCTGACGGCTTATCCGAATAAAAGAGCACAGGAGAACACACTGaaagccaaaagagagcagcagtgacaaggccacgtcctgctgctggccatggccatggctccagaaaagcagcagtcCCGACCCAAACTCcatgcagcagctgggctcttgaCCCAGAGCCCCTCCTGTgcgctggggctgctcccccagctccagaggggaTGGGAATATATTGCAGCAGATAACAATGtagttcagatatttttttgttttgttttgtttttgtttttttatttattctttttccctgCATAACCTGCTTCTTTCAACAACTGGATGACTGGGTcactataaatgaaaaaatataaatagtaaaATCAGGTAGCAGATTAAGGATAAcataatttaaatcaaaagaaaaaaattgtagaaAATACTGTAGAAATATAGTAACAAAAAATTTCCTCACAGTTCTGGAAATAATCAGGGAAATCACAAACATTATTGATTGCAAAGAAGCATGTATCCAAAGAGTTTTGTTACTGCATCCTTGaactcctggttcctcatgctgtagatgagggggttcactgaTGAAGGAACAACTGAGTAGAGAACTGACACAATAAGATCCAtggatggggaagagatggaggggggTTTCAGATAGGCAAACATGCCAGTGCTGATAaagagggagaccacagccaggtgagggaggcaagtggaaaaggctttgtgccggccctgctcagagggcatcctcagcactgccctgaagatctgcacataggacaccacaatgaaaacaaagcaaagaaaggctaaagaaacactaaacacaagtgccccaacttccctgaggtaggcatctgagcaggagagcttgaggatctgggggatttcacagaagaactggtccacagcattgcctttgCACAGGGgcaaggaaaatgtgttggccgtgtgcaggacagcattgagaaagccactgccccaggcagctgctgccatctgggcacaagctctgctgcccaggaggctcccgtagtgcaggggcttgcagatggccaCATAGCGGTCGTACGACATGACTGTGAGAAGGTAATACTCAGCTACAaccaagaaagcaaagagaaagagttGGGCAGCACATGCTtcataggagatggccctggtgtcccagagggcattgacgatggctttgggcagagtggtagagatgcagcccaggtcaaggagggcgagtttgaggaggaagaagtacatgggggtgtggaggcggtggttgCAGGCTACGGcactgaggatgaggccgttgcccaggagggcagccaggtagatgcccaggaagagcgcgaagtgcaggagctgcagctcgcgtgtgtctgcaaatgccagcaggaggaactcgctcacagagctgaCGTTGGGCATTTTCTGACATTGAGCACTGTTGTCTGTAGAgaaggagaaggcagaaaaagttTAGAAGACAATTCTCTGAGGAAAACCTACTGCAAGCCTTAGAGCACTCTCATCTGAAGCCTCTCTCTTTGCAAAAGGAGCTTTCTGCGGCTCTATCCCTTGAGTCCCAGCTGATGCTGGGTGAGACTGCCACTGCAAGCATGGATTTCTGGGGACTTTCGAGGTGTCCTTCCTTCTGTGTAGCAGTCAGAAAGCAGGAACAAAGGGGAAACTCAAGTTCAATCCACTTACAAGATCCAAGAACTATGCAGGGTTGTTGCAAAAAACTCCTCCAATCACACTGTAGAGCGAGTCAGATTTTCTTATGCTTAGTAGAACAATCACACTCTTGTGTTTCCAAAGAAGTGGAGACAGCTTAAAGCAAAGAAGCCCCAACCCCAGTTCAGATAGACAGAATCCTCACCTTATCTCCAGGTGCATGAGCAGGATCTCAGCTTTTCGCTCTTCTGCAAGAGTGCAGAGGCCTCATtccagctgcccacagacagccatccagcagcacagacatgGTTTTAGTACAGAGGTGTCTTCTCCTTGAGGTACCTGGATAACACAAGGATTCCAGGagagagctgcatcctgctggagaAAAGCGTGCAGCCCAGGACAATGCCCCACGGACAGAGCTGGATATTCGCAAGCTGGAGTGTCCCAATACACAATCTGCATCCCCTGCAGTGTCTGAAGGAGACTTGGCCACCCAGTTCTTGGCTAAAAAGGGCAGCTTGGTTATGACACTccaaggggcttctgccagactttCTCACCTCGCACTGCaacccagcaggactctcaaagcCCAGGACTCTCAAAGCCTGTGACAGCATTGCCCACTGCTGTCacagaaacaagacccagcaggagacccttccaggacctgcagctgcatggccctgcagccagacccttaccttgtcaagggctgtgcaggtttctcctgcaggcagctctcagcatcctccaaCTGCCAAttgcctccaagccctctctccttctctcctctctgtgtgccagctgtgGTCAgagccctcagccctgctgcgctgtgcagaggagctgctcctgggcacagctgtctctctgcttcatgggactttctgaaatgtgttttcgCTGTCCCAGGAGCGAGGCCCAACTCAGCaacacagcaccagcccaaggcactggAATCActcctctgggggctttgctgatgagcccatgaacctcaggcactcagagacaattgaagacatctctccagaagtccaagtcagaggcaagtttactgcagtgtccccctgaggaccatcactgacacagcctcccttggagctcgttagagcagaacatTGGaagcagtgaggacaaggagacaaaggcagtgtgaaggtgacactgatgtgtagaaaaactggatgtgtgtcaccaagcacaaagGCCAGGCCTTGACCTCCAGCCTGTAGGAAGCGAAACCTTTCCCTTCACACCTTGCTCAGGGTtctttgtggggcagtaggagatggggatgtgcatggccaagtgcaggagaatggtacgacccctgcctggttcatgggtgggggtgaggaggaaaTGAGGCCCTGGTGTTTTAACAATATGTCTCCTCATTGGCTTTAGTGGCTTAGAAGACAGCAGCCATAGCCATGGACACAAAGACTTTGGTTCCGTTGGGACTTTCAGCCTTTCCAGTGTCCTTGTTCTTCTCTGAACCAGGCTGTCCTAGGAAATCCCAGTCCTGTACCTTTTTCCCCATTCCTGTAGACCATTGTTTTTGTGGTGTCTCACTGGATCTGTGCTGAGTCTGATAACTTCAATTCTCCTGGTGGCCATGGTCCTtgtaaggcagctctgtaggatgctggcctggttcctggtgagcaggcaccactgctcgtaCGGCATCCCTCATGGAGGGTGTTCACAAGTCTATGGAGCTGGATGGGATATAACTGAGggtactgagggagctggcagaagtgctCACCAAGCTGccttccatcatttatcagcagtcctggctatcagtCAACTGGtgactagcaaatgtgatgtcCTCCTCAAAATGGCTGGTAGGAGGATCATGAGTTTGTCAAAGGCAGGTCCCACTTGGCAAATCAGATCTCAAGGTGTGACAAGGTGATGCTCgcagtggatgagggaaaggctgtggatgtgctcTACCTAGGCCGCAGTAAggcttttccatcttttcccacaacattctccagagaaactggctgctcaagGTTTGGACGGGTGTATGCATTATGTGGTTAAAAACtggcccaaagagtcatggtaaatgCGAATAAATGCAGATGGAGGCCTGTCCTTAGTGTCCCCCAGGGCCCAGTACTGCAGCCAGGTCTCTTCAATATCTCCACCAATGAtgtggatgaggggatcgagtgtaccctcagtaagtttgcagatgacaccaagtttgGAGTGAATGTTGATCTGTTAGGAGGGCTTGTGAGGCCACAACTCGAGtactgtgctcagctctggggccccaaTAAGGAGGTGTATCTATTAGAaggagtccagaggagggccatgggGACGATCAATGGGCTGTATCACTTTTCCTAGGAACATGCTGAGGAAgatgggtttgttcagcctggacaagagaaggctctggggagaccttaaaGAGCCCTTCCAGTACCAATAGGGGGCCTAcaggacagctggggagggactcttcaTCAGAGTGTCAAGATAGGAGTAGcggtaatggttttaaactgaaagagggtagatttagattagctgTTAGAAAGAAGTTCTTGACTTAGAGGGTGGTAAGGCAgcggaacaggctgcccagggaagctgtggatgccctgtccctggaagtattcaaggctaggttggatggggctttgagcaacctggtctagtggaagcCGACTCGATGGTGGGGcagagtgagaagcagagaaggccttgatgctgtgcaaacactgcacaggaacagcgaccACAGCCGTGGGTGACCAACACTGCTCTGGTCACatattaaaaacacagcaccacagggCCTGATCTGCAGAGaaactctgtcccagccagaATCAGTGTCCCCACAATGGGCAAGAAGCTCTGGAAGGAGCCAGGAAGGTGCTAATAAGCACCAGGACAACTGAGGAAGCCCAAAGGCCCTTCTGAAGGGTCACTGAGTGCCACCTGAGAGAcagtgctgggcagtggggagggccaGGAGAAAGACTTGTGAGAAGGCTGTGAGAAACAGAGACACTCAAGGCTTTAGCAGCTGTCTGTGGATGGAGTAGGAGGATGAGGTCACTCCTGGGACTGGGGCAGGGCTGAAGGTACCCGCATGAAGCTGGGCTGAAGGAGATGTGTCCACCTTGCATGTGTgcctcagcctgggagcaggggcctgCCCACGGTGCGGGATGGttgggctgtgctcagccatgccccaggagatgaccttgctctcttcctccccaccactcCCCACATGGGGCAGGCCCTCAGGAAACACCCCTGAGCCTGGACATGCACCAACCTGCTGCAGTGAGGTACCACTACTGtagggggagaggggaggccTGGAGAGACACGTGGGGCCTGTGGGCAAGAGTAGTGTGGCCTGGGGAAGTGAGTGCCTGGGAAAAGTTACCCTGGAGCCATAGGagccattctggaaagaaaacttgtaggCAAGAACCACACTTTTGTGGCACTGTAGAGCTtctgggcacattgtgcagggtgctctgaTGGACTTGTGTGTCCTTTTCCATCACGTCTTAAGTGCCgcttttctcagaaagagtagccAACAGAGGTGTGATGGATACTCTAAgatcatgaaagccatcagaaagctgatacCAATGAGATAACTGAGATGGAGGGATCAGGAGAAGCATGGACAGGAGAAATGtgagatttgggggagggaataggggcttggccagcagAAATCAATGATTTTGTAGAGGTAAGAGGGTTCAGGTTCTGCTGATACTGCTGTAGCAGTGACTTAAAACAGTTATATGAGGCTATTCCCCGGCTTCAACCTGTAAACTTAATTCCTACACCTAAATGCTACTCAacaccctgacaggaatccactactctAATGACTGACCTCAAAGTATCCCTAGAAGACAAAAGTCAGCCCATAGTCACTTCCCCTAGCTCTTACTCTCTTAATCAATCTGATTTCTGCTCTTAATACAAGAACTAAAATGGTCTATTTAACACTAGAAATCTGCTTAAgagacctaaacaaaaccctaactCCAAATGaatgtgaggggccatggatctgataagcttgtgggccacaaggaggagaagggtgggaatgctctgatgagctctgctctgcctcagaatctcctgccccagcaggaggaatgtgactgtggcagggactgtgaggtcacttctgtctctgcacttcatagggcagcagcaggaatgtgtcacagaaagggactgggaggtcacttctgtctggaggtggcaggtcacccttgacaTAGACCTGGGATGTggacttttgggctgacatgtggcagtggccctgctaggccagcagaaggcacctgcttggcatgctgactgggggatcccctctacctccagacccaggaggacccaggcagaaagaaggcccccagatgggttgtcctgtcccttctgcttgagtccatgagtgggcagcaggaggcacaaggcttggctgtgtctagccaagaagctgcaaggccagcagcaggcccctggcttaGAAGCTGCTGttgaggtgacttgtgtctgc is part of the Anas acuta chromosome W, bAnaAcu1.1, whole genome shotgun sequence genome and harbors:
- the LOC137846887 gene encoding olfactory receptor 14J1-like is translated as MPNVSSVSEFLLLAFADTRELQLLHFALFLGIYLAALLGNGLILSAVACNHRLHTPMYFFLLKLALLDLGCISTTLPKAIVNALWDTRAISYEACAAQLFLFAFLVVAEYYLLTVMSYDRYVAICKPLHYGSLLGSRACAQMAAAAWGSGFLNAVLHTANTFSLPLCKGNAVDQFFCEIPQILKLSCSDAYLREVGALVFSVSLAFLCFVFIVVSYVQIFRAVLRMPSEQGRHKAFSTCLPHLAVVSLFISTGMFAYLKPPSISSPSMDLIVSVLYSVVPSSVNPLIYSMRNQEFKDAVTKLFGYMLLCNQ